The following are from one region of the Gossypium hirsutum isolate 1008001.06 chromosome D03, Gossypium_hirsutum_v2.1, whole genome shotgun sequence genome:
- the LOC107950331 gene encoding E3 ubiquitin-protein ligase SDIR1-like isoform X1, whose translation MSFVFRGTRGDIESGFSGFIPERPAVRIHAARPVNSNSLAFLVTVLLLFMILNSHQMSPNFLLWLVVGVFLMATSLRMYATCQQLQAQARAHAAAASGLLGHTELRLHMPPSIAFATRGRLQGLRLQLALLDREFDDLDYETLRALDSDNVSTTPSMSEEEINALPVHKYKVPGTESAGSLPKQASSSSAPVEPKQDSRTGDGGMKASEDELTCTICLDQVNRGELVRSLPCLHQFHASCIDPWLRQQGTCPVCKFKMGSRRQENRGSESDDSDTV comes from the exons ATGAGTTTTGTTTTCCGAGGGACTAGAGGGGATATTGAAAGTGGGTTTTCAGGATTTATTCCTGAACGTCCAGCTGTG CGCATACATGCAGCCCGACCAGTTAATTCTAATTCGCTGGCCTTTCTTGTCACAG TTCTTTTGCTGTTCATGATTTTAAACTCTCATCAAATGTCACCAAACTTTCTG CTTTGGCTAGTAGTGGGTGTCTTTCTAATGGCTACGAGTCTAAGGATGTATGCAACTTGTCAACAACTTCAAGCTCAGGCCCGAGCTCACGCTGCTGCAGCTAGTGGTTTGCTTGGTCATACTGAGCTGCGTTTACACATGCCACCATCAATTGCTTTTGCTACTAGAGGACGCTTACAAGGACTAAGACTCCAACTTGCACTTCTTGACCGTGAATTTGACGATCTGG ATTATGAAACCCTCAGAGCATTGGATTCTGATAATGTTTCCACAACTCCTTCAATGAGTGAGGAAGAGATAAATGCTTTACCCGTTCACAAGTACAAGGTTCCTGGAACAGAGAG TGCTGGATCATTACCAAAGCAGGCATCATCTTCGTCTGCTCCAGTTGAG CCGAAGCAAGATTCTAGGACCGGTGATGGGGGTATGAAGGCTTCAGAAGATGAATTAACTTGTACTATTTGCTTGGATCAAGTTAACAGGGGGGAGCTTGTTCGGAGCTTGCCATGTTTGCATCAG TTTCATGCCAGTTGTATCGATCCGTGGCTGCGGCAACAAGGCACGTGCCCTGTATGTAAGTTCAAAATGGGCTCAAGAAGGCAGGAAAACAGGGGGAGTGAGTCTGATGATTCAGACACGGTTTAA
- the LOC107950331 gene encoding E3 ubiquitin-protein ligase SDIR1-like isoform X2 has product MILNSHQMSPNFLLWLVVGVFLMATSLRMYATCQQLQAQARAHAAAASGLLGHTELRLHMPPSIAFATRGRLQGLRLQLALLDREFDDLDYETLRALDSDNVSTTPSMSEEEINALPVHKYKVPGTESAGSLPKQASSSSAPVEPKQDSRTGDGGMKASEDELTCTICLDQVNRGELVRSLPCLHQFHASCIDPWLRQQGTCPVCKFKMGSRRQENRGSESDDSDTV; this is encoded by the exons ATGATTTTAAACTCTCATCAAATGTCACCAAACTTTCTG CTTTGGCTAGTAGTGGGTGTCTTTCTAATGGCTACGAGTCTAAGGATGTATGCAACTTGTCAACAACTTCAAGCTCAGGCCCGAGCTCACGCTGCTGCAGCTAGTGGTTTGCTTGGTCATACTGAGCTGCGTTTACACATGCCACCATCAATTGCTTTTGCTACTAGAGGACGCTTACAAGGACTAAGACTCCAACTTGCACTTCTTGACCGTGAATTTGACGATCTGG ATTATGAAACCCTCAGAGCATTGGATTCTGATAATGTTTCCACAACTCCTTCAATGAGTGAGGAAGAGATAAATGCTTTACCCGTTCACAAGTACAAGGTTCCTGGAACAGAGAG TGCTGGATCATTACCAAAGCAGGCATCATCTTCGTCTGCTCCAGTTGAG CCGAAGCAAGATTCTAGGACCGGTGATGGGGGTATGAAGGCTTCAGAAGATGAATTAACTTGTACTATTTGCTTGGATCAAGTTAACAGGGGGGAGCTTGTTCGGAGCTTGCCATGTTTGCATCAG TTTCATGCCAGTTGTATCGATCCGTGGCTGCGGCAACAAGGCACGTGCCCTGTATGTAAGTTCAAAATGGGCTCAAGAAGGCAGGAAAACAGGGGGAGTGAGTCTGATGATTCAGACACGGTTTAA